The Hymenobacter sp. GOD-10R genome includes a window with the following:
- a CDS encoding Hsp20/alpha crystallin family protein, with translation MYNQQANRAEAEQQFHGDPRGRGYSCGHGRRWGWGRHRHGGWPAGRLQLVPVNIEDAEDRYVLSLFAAGLVKDNFALTVKDDVLTIAYQGPEEPADAAATSAYYTRREFRNASFERSFQLNGKVVPADITAQYTDGILTVILPKNPATTQPAQAIKVS, from the coding sequence ATGTACAATCAACAAGCAAATCGAGCAGAAGCAGAACAACAATTTCATGGCGACCCACGCGGCCGCGGTTACAGTTGCGGCCACGGGCGGCGCTGGGGCTGGGGTCGGCACCGGCACGGCGGTTGGCCAGCCGGAAGACTCCAACTGGTACCCGTCAACATCGAAGACGCGGAGGACCGCTACGTTTTGTCGCTCTTTGCGGCCGGCCTGGTAAAAGACAACTTTGCATTGACCGTGAAAGACGACGTGTTGACCATCGCCTACCAAGGTCCCGAAGAGCCAGCGGATGCGGCGGCAACCAGCGCTTACTACACACGCCGCGAGTTCCGCAATGCTTCTTTTGAGCGCTCTTTCCAACTCAATGGCAAGGTAGTACCAGCCGACATCACAGCGCAGTACACCGACGGAATTCTGACAGTAATTCTGCCGAAAAACCCTGCTACTACGCAGCCGGCCCAGGCCATCAAAGTAAGCTAG